Proteins found in one Arthrobacter sp. U41 genomic segment:
- a CDS encoding alpha/beta fold hydrolase yields MESEVRDLNLRTGITVPCLVRGAADAKPVLLLHAWGESRGSFDRLIPLLTGFRIYAPDLRGHGEADKPEDGYSLAEQAEDVAAILDALNVPEAFVLGSSSGGYVAQQLAVTCPGRVAAMVLVGAPLSLQGRPAFADEVDGLTDPLSEAWVRESLTWFPMLHEVPAGFIEDRVRDGLRMPARAWKGILNGLCEATPPTESGTIHAPTLILWGARDNLLPREDQETLAARIPGAAVKVYPDVAHLVLWECPERVAGDAAAFFHSLG; encoded by the coding sequence ATGGAATCCGAAGTCCGGGACCTCAATCTCCGCACCGGCATTACGGTGCCGTGCCTCGTCCGGGGCGCCGCCGACGCGAAACCGGTGCTGCTGCTGCATGCATGGGGCGAATCCCGCGGAAGCTTTGACCGCCTCATACCCCTGCTGACCGGCTTCAGGATTTATGCTCCCGATCTCCGCGGGCACGGCGAGGCGGACAAACCGGAGGATGGCTATTCCCTGGCCGAACAGGCCGAGGACGTCGCCGCGATCCTGGACGCCCTGAACGTGCCGGAGGCTTTCGTCCTTGGCTCCTCGAGCGGTGGCTACGTTGCCCAGCAGCTGGCCGTTACCTGCCCCGGACGGGTTGCGGCGATGGTGCTGGTGGGAGCTCCCCTAAGCCTGCAGGGCCGGCCCGCCTTCGCCGACGAAGTGGACGGCCTGACCGACCCGCTCAGCGAGGCCTGGGTACGGGAATCCCTGACCTGGTTTCCCATGCTGCACGAGGTTCCCGCAGGGTTCATCGAGGACCGCGTGCGCGACGGCCTCAGGATGCCCGCCCGCGCATGGAAAGGCATCCTCAACGGCCTGTGCGAGGCCACGCCGCCCACGGAATCGGGAACCATCCACGCGCCGACGCTGATCCTCTGGGGCGCCCGGGACAACCTGCTCCCCCGCGAGGATCAGGAGACCCTGGCCGCCCGGATCCCCGGCGCAGCGGTGAAGGTCTACCCCGACGTGGCGCACCTGGTCCTGTGGGAGTGCCCGGAGCGGGTCGCCGGGGACGCGGCGGCGTTCTTCCATTCCCTCGGCTGA